One genomic segment of Hordeum vulgare subsp. vulgare chromosome 2H, MorexV3_pseudomolecules_assembly, whole genome shotgun sequence includes these proteins:
- the LOC123429562 gene encoding UDP-glycosyltransferase 72B1-like, protein MESSSSTGSAAAAPPAARLVARPHVVLLASPGAGHLTPLAELARRLVELHGFAATVVTFTNFSAPDQLACLPASVATAALPAVQIDDLPADAGNGGVLVELARRSLPNIRALVRSISTSSTAPLAALVPDFFCSSALPIAAELGVPGYLFFPSNLTFVAFMRHIVERNEGAAPGEYRDLVVPVELPGGVSLCGADLPEHQLYGQLVEWGRSYCLADGVLVNTFYEMEPAAVEAFRQLAVPEQGSGAFFFPPVFPVGPSVRRPDRHEPTAGALSPCLEWLDLQPAGSVVYLSFGSGGQLSVEQTAELAAGLEGSGQRFLWVVRMPSTDARRCGAAYDDPLAWLPEGFLARMNGRGLAVASWAPQVRVLAHPATAAFVSHCGWNSTLESVGCGVPMLAWPMYAEQRTNALILEEKLGVALRMPSSLADDRRLVTRHEIVKAVKELVEGGEKVRRRAEDLREAAARAWSPEGPSRRALEEVAVKWKAALEADF, encoded by the coding sequence ATGGAGTCGTCGAGCAGCACGGGCTCCGCGGCCGCAGCGCCACCGGCAGCGCGGCTGGTGGCGCGCCCGCACGTCGTACTTCTGGCTAGCCCCGGCGCCGGCCACCTCACTCCCCTGGCCGAGCTGGCGCGGCGTCTCGTCGAGCTCCATGGCTTCGCGGCCACGGTCGTCACATTCACCAATTTCTCCGCCCCAGATCAACTTGCTTGCCTCCCCGCCTCCGTCGCCACCGCCGCGCTCCCCGCCGTCCAGATCGACGACCTCCCCGCCGACGCCGGCAACGGCGGCGTGCTCGTGGAGCTCGCCCGCCGCTCCCTCCCCAATATCCGCGCCCTCGTCCGCTCCATCAGCACCTCCAGTACAGCCCCGCTCGCCGCGCTGGTGCCAGACTTCTTCTGCTCCAGTGCGCTGCCCATCGCCGCCGAGCTCGGCGTCCCGGGATACCTCTTCTTCCCTAGCAACCTGACCTTTGTCGCCTTCATGCGCCACATCGTTGAGCGCAACGAAGGCGCCGCTCCCGGCGAATACCGCGACCTTGTGGTGCCTGTCGAGCTTCCCGGCGGCGTCTCGCTATGCGGCGCGGACCTCCCGGAGCACCAGCTTTACGGGCAGCTTGTCGAGTGGGGCCGGAGCTACTGCCTCGCCGATGGCGTGCTGGTGAACACGTTCTACGAGATGGAACCTGCTGCCGTGGAAGCGTTCAGGCAGCTGGCGGTACCGGAACAAGGTTCAGGCGCGTTCTTCTTCCCGCCGGTGTTCCCCGTGGGACCATCCGTCAGGCGGCCAGATCGCCACGAACCCACCGCCGGGGCGTTGTCGCCGTGCTTGGAGTGGCTTGATCTTCAGCCGGCCGGTTCTGTGGTGTACCTCTCCTTCGGGAGCGGCGGACAACTTTCTGTGGAGCAGACGGCCGAGCTCGCGGCGGGGCTGGAGGGGAGCGGCCAAAGGTTTCTTTGGGTCGTGCGGATGCCAAGCACCGACGCCCGCCGTTGCGGTGCCGCCTACGACGATCCGTTGGCGTGGCTCCCCGAGGGCTTCTTGGCGAGGATGAATGGCCGGGGCCTGGCCGTGGCGTCGTGGGCGCCTCAGGTGCGCGTGCTGGCTCACCCTGCGACGGCCGCCTTCGTGTCGCACTGCGGGTGGAACTCGACGCTGGAGAGCGTGGGGTGCGGCGTGCCCATGCTCGCGTGGCCGATGTACGCGGAGCAGAGGACGAACGCCCTTATCCTGGAAGAGAAGCTCGGGGTGGCGCTGCGAATGCCGTCATCACTTGCGGACGACCGACGCTTGGTGACGCGCCACGAGATCGTCAAAGCTGTGAAGGAGCTCGTGGAGGGCGGTGAGAAGGTGCGGCGTCGGGCCGAGGACCTGCGGGAAGCGGCGGCACGTGCGTGGTCGCCGGAGGGGCCGTCACGCCGGGCGCTTGAGGAGGTCGCCGTCAAGTGGAAGGCGGCGCTGGAAGCGGATTTTTAA